Proteins encoded in a region of the Parerythrobacter aestuarii genome:
- a CDS encoding cytochrome P450: MATAVQEGRAVAPVDVSREALYVEDRWHEPFAQLRREMPVSWCPDSPYGPYWSVVTHELVSKVELDHETYSSSWENGNITISTPPPEANLPNFIAADPPVHTAQRKVIQPAFAPSQMKTRDQQVRERCAYLLDKLPIGETFDWVTQVSIPQTMGMLCILFDMDPDAETDDLKRWSDYASGVGEEAQSDAYREEWLKQMYQMLGRFDELLEERRSAPPADDLLSRMVHSEAMGNMTPMERLANIALLIVGGNDTTRNSISGLVEVFDRWPEQLDALHGDASLIPNAAQEIIRWQSPVTHMRRTTTRDTELGGQHIPAGEKVVMWYISANRDEAVFSNPDQYDVTRENARRHLAFGHGIHRCVGARLAEAQIGTVIEEIVARGWRIVPQGRPTRLASPFLHGFTSMPVKIEQRG; this comes from the coding sequence ATGGCCACTGCCGTGCAGGAAGGGCGCGCCGTCGCGCCGGTCGATGTCAGCCGCGAAGCGCTCTATGTCGAGGACCGCTGGCACGAGCCCTTTGCCCAGCTGCGGCGCGAGATGCCGGTCAGCTGGTGCCCCGACAGCCCCTATGGCCCCTATTGGTCGGTCGTCACCCACGAGCTGGTGAGCAAGGTCGAGCTCGATCACGAGACCTATTCCTCGAGCTGGGAGAACGGCAACATCACCATCTCGACGCCTCCGCCCGAAGCCAACCTGCCCAATTTCATCGCCGCCGACCCGCCGGTCCACACCGCCCAGCGCAAGGTCATCCAGCCGGCCTTCGCGCCGAGCCAGATGAAAACCCGTGACCAGCAGGTGCGCGAACGCTGCGCCTACCTGCTCGACAAGCTGCCCATTGGCGAGACTTTCGACTGGGTAACCCAGGTCTCGATCCCGCAAACCATGGGTATGCTGTGCATCCTGTTCGACATGGATCCCGATGCCGAGACCGACGACCTGAAGCGCTGGTCTGACTACGCCAGCGGCGTCGGTGAAGAGGCGCAGTCGGATGCCTACCGCGAGGAATGGCTCAAGCAGATGTACCAGATGCTGGGGCGGTTCGACGAATTGCTGGAGGAGCGCCGCAGCGCCCCGCCCGCCGACGACCTGCTCAGCCGTATGGTCCATTCCGAAGCCATGGGGAACATGACCCCGATGGAGCGGCTGGCCAACATCGCGCTGCTGATCGTGGGCGGCAACGACACGACCCGCAATTCGATCAGCGGGCTGGTCGAGGTATTCGACCGCTGGCCGGAGCAGCTGGACGCTCTGCATGGCGATGCCAGCCTGATTCCCAACGCTGCGCAGGAAATCATCCGCTGGCAATCGCCGGTCACGCACATGCGCCGCACGACCACGCGTGATACCGAACTGGGCGGGCAGCATATCCCGGCGGGCGAGAAAGTGGTGATGTGGTACATCTCGGCCAATCGCGACGAGGCGGTGTTCTCCAACCCCGACCAATATGACGTGACGCGCGAGAATGCCCGGCGCCATCTCGCATTCGGCCATGGGATCCACCGCTGCGTCGGCGCGCGGCTGGCAGAAGCGCAGATCGGCACGGTGATCGAGGAAATCGTCGCCCGGGGCTGGCGGATCGTGCCGCAGGGCCGACCGACCCGGCTCGCCAGTCCGTTCCTCCATGGGTTCACTTCCATGCCGGTCAAGATCGAACAGCGGGGCTGA
- a CDS encoding flavin-containing monooxygenase, with amino-acid sequence MATTAPAIDRDALKAKYAEERDKRLREDASEQYIRLESEFSDLAVDPYMPVKERAPVTDHVMFAFVGGGFSGLCAGARLKQAGFDSVRIIDKGGDFGGTWYWNRYPGAQCDTASMIYMPLLEETGHMPSEKYAHAPEIREHCSRIGHQFGLYEHALFHTQVTAMEWDEARSVWVIETNRGDCFTAKYVGMGTGPLHVAKLPGLPGIELFTGKSFHTSRWDYSYTGGTPEGAPMTGLADKRVAIIGTGATAVQCVPETAKTAKELLVFQRTPSSVDVRANEPIDPDWFGAVSKAGWQKAWQENFTAHFGMGMPEKDLVNDGWTDLAKRIRANMAKVPMSEWTPAKMMEAFEDADYEKMEEIRRRAEALVEDPDTAENLKAWYRQLCKRPCFHDEYLQAFNRPGVKLIHTDGQGVERITEKGVVAGGVEYEVDCIIYASGFEVWTDFADRTGFDPVGRGGRKLSDHWASEMRTLHGLQMHGFPNAFLVQATQGAAFIANYPHNLVDHADTIAALVSYMEDEGLDAAEPTAEAEQKWLDFLLTGNRNTLANTECTPGYYNNEGMGLRERDKYNLGHPGGALAFFRHIEQWRNSGEFEGLEFS; translated from the coding sequence ATGGCCACAACGGCACCGGCAATCGACAGGGACGCGCTGAAGGCGAAGTATGCGGAAGAGCGCGACAAGCGCCTGCGCGAGGATGCCTCGGAGCAATATATCCGGCTGGAAAGCGAATTTTCCGACCTTGCTGTCGATCCCTATATGCCGGTCAAGGAGCGTGCGCCGGTAACCGACCATGTGATGTTCGCATTCGTCGGCGGCGGTTTTTCCGGGCTGTGCGCCGGGGCGCGGCTCAAGCAGGCCGGGTTCGACAGCGTCCGCATCATCGACAAGGGCGGGGACTTCGGCGGCACCTGGTACTGGAACCGCTATCCCGGCGCGCAGTGTGATACCGCCAGCATGATCTACATGCCGCTGCTCGAGGAAACCGGGCACATGCCGAGCGAGAAATACGCCCACGCTCCGGAAATTCGCGAGCATTGTTCGCGCATCGGGCACCAGTTCGGGCTCTACGAACACGCGCTGTTCCACACCCAGGTCACGGCCATGGAATGGGATGAGGCGCGGAGCGTGTGGGTGATCGAGACCAATCGCGGCGACTGCTTCACCGCCAAATATGTCGGCATGGGGACCGGGCCGCTGCACGTCGCCAAGCTGCCCGGGCTGCCGGGGATCGAACTGTTCACTGGCAAGAGCTTCCACACCAGCCGGTGGGATTACAGCTACACCGGCGGGACGCCCGAAGGCGCGCCGATGACAGGGCTGGCCGACAAGCGGGTGGCCATCATCGGCACCGGTGCGACCGCCGTGCAATGCGTGCCGGAAACCGCCAAGACTGCCAAGGAACTGCTGGTGTTCCAGCGTACGCCGTCCTCGGTCGATGTCCGTGCCAACGAGCCGATCGACCCGGACTGGTTCGGCGCTGTCTCCAAGGCCGGGTGGCAGAAGGCATGGCAGGAAAATTTCACCGCCCATTTCGGCATGGGCATGCCGGAAAAAGACCTCGTCAACGATGGCTGGACCGACCTTGCCAAGCGCATCCGGGCCAATATGGCCAAGGTGCCGATGTCCGAATGGACCCCGGCGAAGATGATGGAGGCCTTCGAGGACGCCGACTACGAGAAGATGGAAGAAATCCGCCGCCGCGCCGAAGCGCTGGTGGAAGATCCCGACACCGCCGAAAACCTCAAGGCCTGGTATCGCCAGCTATGCAAGCGGCCATGCTTCCATGACGAGTATTTGCAGGCTTTCAACCGCCCGGGGGTGAAGCTCATCCATACCGACGGGCAGGGTGTCGAGCGGATCACCGAAAAGGGCGTGGTGGCCGGCGGCGTCGAATATGAGGTCGATTGCATCATCTATGCCTCGGGCTTCGAGGTGTGGACCGATTTCGCCGACCGGACCGGTTTCGATCCCGTAGGGCGCGGGGGCAGGAAACTGTCGGACCACTGGGCCAGCGAAATGCGTACGCTGCATGGGCTGCAGATGCATGGGTTCCCCAACGCGTTCCTGGTGCAGGCAACGCAGGGCGCGGCCTTCATCGCCAATTACCCGCACAATCTGGTCGATCATGCCGATACGATCGCGGCGCTGGTCTCCTACATGGAAGACGAAGGACTGGACGCGGCCGAGCCGACTGCGGAGGCCGAACAGAAATGGCTCGACTTCCTCCTTACCGGCAACCGCAACACGCTGGCGAACACCGAGTGCACGCCGGGCTATTACAACAATGAAGGCATGGGATTGCGCGAACGCGACAAGTACAACCTTGGCCATCCGGGAGGGGCGTTGGCGTTCTTCCGCCACATCGAACAATGGCGCAACTCGGGCGAGTTCGAGGGACTGGAGTTCAGCTGA
- a CDS encoding EF-hand domain-containing protein — translation MRFALLTAAAIAAFPAGLAAQDATAPEPLTRATFIAQMDAEFKRLDGDGNGMVVPDEIIASQQASAQAEAFRQNQVVFAQLDANADGLLSPQEFAALANPSAIPVDATPLMNQFDTDKDGIITLVEYRIATQANFDRVDSDRDGVVTDMEMRAAGIQP, via the coding sequence ATGCGTTTCGCTCTTCTGACTGCTGCAGCGATTGCGGCGTTTCCGGCAGGCCTTGCGGCGCAGGACGCCACAGCGCCCGAGCCGCTTACCCGCGCCACTTTCATCGCCCAGATGGATGCGGAGTTCAAAAGGCTCGATGGCGATGGCAATGGTATGGTCGTGCCGGATGAAATCATTGCCTCGCAGCAGGCCTCGGCCCAGGCTGAAGCCTTTCGGCAAAACCAGGTCGTGTTCGCCCAGCTCGATGCCAACGCTGACGGACTGCTCAGCCCGCAGGAGTTTGCGGCGCTGGCCAATCCCTCTGCTATCCCGGTGGACGCCACGCCTCTTATGAACCAGTTCGACACCGACAAGGACGGGATTATCACCCTTGTCGAATACCGCATTGCCACGCAGGCCAACTTCGACCGCGTCGATAGCGATCGCGATGGGGTTGTTACCGACATGGAAATGCGTGCAGCCGGGATCCAGC